AATTTGGATGTTTTAATTAAGTGGAGAAATCTCAGTAATGGACAATTAGGACACACAAACGGAAGGGACATATCAATGTTTAACTTATTTATGCTAATTCTAAAAGCTTCACTATCAGATTATGACTTACGATCAGCCCAAAGCGAgtaagtaattaatattttcttcgctttaatttatgtgatgttgtttgatttgacacaaaaattattaagaaaaaacttttgaaatttatggtctaaaatTACAGTTGATAGAAGCACCAACTAATTAAGGttattgaaaatataatatGCTAGGtctaaaaagtataattctTAGGGGGGATGCTGCCTATCCTACCGAGGACTTTATGGATTTCTTTTCCGGGAAGCGAGAAACAAGTAGGACCCCCTTTCTCTAGCTTATTAGGGGCCTACCAAGGAGTTCCATTAGTGACTGCCTCTTGCCTATCTCACCCCCTTCCTTCAGCTAGGTGAGCCTAGATTGAAAATTCCATTGAATGAAACCTCGCGCTAAGGATAAGCCTCATATCTAGGAAGCCTGCGAATAAACTTGAGTGTATATAGGATACACCGGTGCTAAAACCCTTTCTCAAGATATCTTCCAAACTGTTGGGGTCGTTGCTCCGGATCTTGTTCTCCCGGTGTGAAACCAGTTGGTTCCGTATatgcaatataatttttttatacatataatattatactttttagagaaaaaatgtTCAATTGATCTTGAAATTTGTCAAGCTAGCAATAACTAACCACCCAATACTAGATTAGAAATAAGccaaaaaattattgtatataaatatacaaatacttatttttataaaaaaaataatttcgaTACTTAAAGTTTAATTATTAGATTTGTTGATAACTACTTTTAATTTGGACTAATTGTAATATCTTAATTTTAGTACGAAAAAGACATTTATTTGACATGAATAGAATCATGACATCAAAGGTTGACCTACAGGGTCCAAATAATATTGATaggacaatatatttatttttggcaaaaattttcaaatttcatcttGATTTATAAATCATTAACAAATAGTGACTAGGGCTCACCAAATATCCCTTTCACACGAGATacacctttttttcttttttctttttttaaaattatatataggaCATTAATTCTCTAGTATTCTATGTAATCACTTAAACCAAATTAATGCagtattatatttataaattaaagaattaattccattcataattaattagtctaagaaaatgctaaaaaaaatataagaaaaagttTCTGTAACAATGCAAATTTAAAGTGTTATTTAGTCCATTCATTTCTCATGTAGTTAATATTTTTGACAAGACATGTTAAATTaagcaaataaaaacataatttgtCTACAATTAAGCTTTTAGATTGGATAATCATACAATTCAACAACTCATATTGCTTATATAGCTTAATAAATTATCAGAGAAAAAAAGATATCGAGCAATAACACAGTAATATTATAtacggaaaagggcctaaaTACCCTCGAACTATTGGAAATggtacaaaactacccttcatccacctattggctctCAAATACCCTTGacatccacctattggctcccAAATACCCTTccatccacctattggctcccAAATACCCTTCCATCCACCTTTGGCTCTAATATTGACCACTTTTATAGGGGattatcatttaaataatttattaaaatatgtgGCGGCCATTAGTTAcaatttaattacttaaattaGTTTATAAACTCACTCATTACTAATTATACCCAACCCAAATTGACTGCATTCGACTCAAATTAATTATACCAAACCAAGTTAATTACACCCCCCCCAAATTACATTTACTCCACCGATTAAAACAAATGCACCCTTCATTCCCAACATTTACTTCCTCTTCCAACCTTACTTCCCAATATATTCGCTTACaatttcgaaaaaaaatattatctaaatTCACTCATGTATCACCATAAAAAATCACGAGtgttttggtgatttttttaTGGTGATACACGTGTGTATTTAGGTAGTGTTTTTTTGAGATTGTAGGCGAATATATTAGGGAAGAAGGTTGGAAGATGAAGTGAAATGTTGGGAATGAAGGATAcatgtatttgttttaattggTGGGGTAAATGTAATTTGGGACGagtgtaattaattaatttttgggtcggatataattaataatgggtgagtttgtaaattaatttaagttatTAAATTGTATCCAATAGATGGTCGACACGtagttaaaatattatttaaatgacAATCTGTTATAAAAGTGGTCAATATTGTACCCCAAGATGGATGACAGGGGTATTTGGGAGTCAATAGGTGGATGGAGTGTAGTTTTGTACCATTTcaaatagttcaagggtattGTAGGCCCTTTtccatattatatattatatatagtgtATTTTCACAGATGGATTTGGAAAGGGTTTATAAGTGTATGCAGATCCTACTTCTATCTCGTAGAGATAGAAAGattgttttcaaaaaatcatCGGCTCACGTAACGCATAACAGAGCCACTTAGTAAAAGAGAATACAATAGTAAACAAGACATAgagaaaatgtaaaataatattcaGAGCAAAATAGCATGATACCGAACGATAAAAACATCTCAAATACTTATATACTTAAAAAAAGGCTGAGATCAAAGAAACATCAGCTCTTAAAACAGATGGATacaacaatacaacataaagtaaaaaaactattcaaaattggaaaacagaaaaatagaaattaattttGACCTATAGTGGCCAAAAAAccctaattaataatataaatgctccatctttttttaataatagaaattttaaatgaaGTTGAGCTATTTAATTAAATAGCTACATAAGTAAGCTTCTAATAATAGCAGCTTGAGCACTATCACTATCAGTTGATTCCAAAAGTTGTGATAATCTCTCACTTAATCCATCCACTTCTCTGTGTAAATTTCTTATATAGTTGCAAGTCTCTTGCAGCACTTTTGAAGCTGAAACCTGTTTaatttaattggaaaaaaaaaacataaagaatgTTAGAAACTAGATAATATTTGAGGACCTAGACTAAGTTGTGaatctatcagaaacaacctttCTATTCTCAAAAAGGTAGGGTAAGGCTTGAGTGCACCTCACCCTCCCCAGATCGATCATCCCCACTTGTGAAATTATATTGAGtttgttttattgttgttgtaaccTATGTTATTAGATTCTTTAAAAATGTCGATAAATATGTGtcgaatattttaaaaagagtgTATTTTGAAGAATCTAACGCAAGTACGACAACAATTTTGAcaagtccaagcaacatagattTTTAACACAAATTGTTGCTTAAATATTGCAAAGGGTGCATGTGTATATAGGTCACTTTCAAGTAAgatactatatattatatatgaggTGTGGGATtctaacttacataaataagtaattaattccatttcaatatttttttcaaaaatatgaaattaaggATATTATGTAGCTATCACGCATCAAGAATGTaatttttgtaataaaaaaaataaaaaattatgaaaaagcaACATCTTATTCTTTTCACGAGAACTTCTGTATCGTAAAAATATTCAGACAGGCTCCACATCATCTTGTTAATTAGCAGTCAAAAACCCTATAGTGGTAATTCAATAGGTCAAGTAAGTCTGCTGACAAGCCTGTCGGCTATTAGCTTCTTGGCCCTCATCTTATATTCCTATTTGAGAAAactattttattgtattatcaAATACAGGTCAGACTCAACTTCTCGCTTTTATGTAAGTCGTTTTACAAGTAAAACGGTGTATTGAGGAACGGGACATCAATCGAAGAGAAAAGGGAATGCGTCGAAGCGACAAACAAGACAAGTACATTTTGAATTGAGGGCTTGTGGGCATGAAAATGTCACACTCAAACTTTATAtcttaaaaggaaaagaaattaaagaccACACAATATAAATTTAGGAAGTTActtggaaatatatatatatatatatatatatatcaaagtaaaaaaaCAAAGACCTAAGATGTagtatagtaaaaaaaaaaaaatatagatatacgCTGACAGTATAAAGaacgatgatgatgatatataccTTGTCAGAACGTCTATTGCGAATTTCAGGAATAAGTTGTTGCAACTTGGAAACAAGATCAGCGATTTGATCATCGGTTATTCTGGAACGTGATCGTCTGCTTGACATTATATATAATGAAActcaagaaagaacaaaaggggcagagaaaataaaaatgggaGAAAGAGTTGTTGTTGTTAAGTGAGTTGTCAGATAGAATAGAATGTTAAAAATGAATTGAGAGTTTAGTGTGGGAGATGGGAGtttaaaaagaagagaagaagagagaaagagacAAGTTAATTATGGACAGAGAGATAAGGAGGCCATGAAgaggaaattaaaaaaacaccAAGGAAGGAGTGTTGGAGGTGAACAAGACAAGTGCATGGGAGAAAGAAGTGGGCTATTCTTGTTTTTaaatagaaagagagagagatctATATATCATTATGAGGTGAGAGACGGATTCAAGATTTGATATTAATTGGTTGAATAatatttaaacttattttaaaaatatttttcattatatatatatatatatatatatatatattcgctATTGATAACACCgtttcatttgatttgtatGTGTTAAGCATTCCATCAATGTTTAACACTCCATGCTATTCATAGTTGTTTTACTTATAGCTTCCTTGTTCATAGACAAAACAGATTCAAAATTGTCTTTCATTACAAGGCATAATTTGTATCCATACGCTTCATATTCGCCTAGAAGTCACTCTCAGAAATATAGTCATCCCCGCCTTCTCACGTCAATCTCGCAATCGTCTTATTCATTCTCATTGAACGTTGGCGGAAGAACAAATCCAACCATATgtgaatataataaaatttaatctatAGTGCAAGTATTACAACATTCATAATAGGGACGACAAGGGGGCAAGACAGATGTGATGCGAAGCGAATTTGATCTTATGCGGAGCAGGTGGAGTTTCGACTTATGTAGTGCAATGCGAGAAAAACAgaataattatcttttatatattaacttaatttttatgaAGAGTCTCGCATTAGCCCTTAAAGGATGAGTGGTTTCTTTAATATGACTTGAGCAATAATCCTCACCTTTCgagctagtttttggggttAGCAAGGcctaaaattcattatttttcatGATACCAGAGAATGATTCAACCCAATTCTCATTTTGCGCCGCCCCCCCACCCCGACCCACCTCTTCCTATTAAAATTGGCCACATACCAGAATGTCCATTTTTGGGCGTGAGGAGATGCGTGAAGAGTCTCGATCTCTTCAATATACTTAAGCAATCATCACCTCTTAAGCTAATTTTTGAGGTTGGATTAAGCACAAAATCCGTTCTTTATCACTTGTAATTGACATTTAATTAAGCAACTTATTCAAATATACATATcgtctaaataaaataaatactccttgtatatttaaatttgtttgtcttaattCAGAATATGAGCGTTCAATTGACAAATGTTCATGTGAATTCAGACACAAATCCTCAATTTTTCTTCAAAGtaaattttgggaaaaaggacaaatatattcccgaactatcgtaaatgatatACAGATatcctccgttatacttttgggacattggtgcccctgccgtccaaaaactagagcatatatactttttatactaacggacatacacgtgtcataatcttatccactgatctgacatttattaaatatcggatcgacggataagattgcgccacgtgtccctatttagtcttccgttagagtgaaaggcatatatgctctagtttttgaacGACATgagcaccaatgtcccaaaagtatgacgaatgatatctgcatatcatttacgatagttcagaggtatatttatccttttacccgtaaattttcatatataagaAATACTATAAGTTGCGATAGTTACAACCATTCAAATATTTAGTAAGTATTATATGTTGCACCCATCCTTTTCATTATGTTTCCCAAGTGAGGAGTTTACATAACAAAATCAAGTGGGAGTGAACACAAAATAGGGTATGGGGTTGGGGTCTTGGGGAGGGGGGGGGTGGGGGATAATTTTGCCCTTGTTTATCAGCCAACTTTGCGGGCCTTGTTTGTGTCAGTAGTAGCACGCAAGCCCATGTTATCTTATTATCTCTTTGTCATTTTAATATAACTACCACCGAAACATTTCTCTATAGTCTCTCTATAACTCTTAATTAACTCTCTCTTTCGAGGAATAgagtcaaaatttgaaatttatcatttttttttaatttaatgatatctaagttcaaaaataaatacataactaaagttaaaaaatgttaaagttTGTAGTCGATATTCTGGCTCTGTTTTCGTCTCTAAGTAACCCCCTACCTCACTCACAAGTACcccacattattttattttttaaaattccgaTGTTTAATACTCAAATTGGGATTCGACTATTTTGAATTCGCGTCATGTAGGGCCTCGCTTCCtattaagatttttttcatttttaaagcTCGAACTCAAACCTATTATTAAGAGAAAAACAGTCTCATTCAGTGCATCACATCTATTCGTGGTATCCCACATCAATTTTACTAACATGACAAATACTCAAATAGTGTCAtgttgaaaattgaaatcaacTTCACCATTTTCAAAATCGTGAAGATCTTATATCTTCATGTGTCACTTATTTTTACTCTACTAGCGCAGTGTAGATACTAGAGGCTAGTAGCTTGACTTGACTTAGCATGGTATTGTTGACCAAAAAGGATTTAAAATGAAGTGagtgaaaattataaatgaaTCAAGACTTCAATTTTGATATTGATATTTACTCAAGTCTTGATATGATAAAATTATCTAATATCGTCTATGTTAATATTTTCCCTAAGTTTCTTATCATAAATAGCAAATTTAGGATTGGCTAGTCTTTTCCTAGTAGGAAaaggtttaggactctataaatatagatttgttttttctaacttaatcagcattcacaatgtagtcttagaggctttgagagttttggttagggGGAGAATTTGTAGGACACAGgttattatttgtgtgaacCTACTTTTATTCTGAGTGAATTGATTGAgattatttctctctatattttgtactctcatatttatataataaatttctcATCTCCTCTGTGGGCATAGATCGATTAatcgaaccacgttaaatctttgtgtcttgtggtatatttcttatttgtctTATTACTAATGGTCTTTTGGGGTTTGCTTTGCTAGttttcatatgacatctaattATTTCGGTCATAACAATATCATCTatgttaataaaaaatatgtatatacttAATGAATTAGTTAAAATATGCACAAGCTATCGAAACATtattgttattaaaaaaaaatttgacctAGATCCAATATATAgtggtaaaataacatataaactATTGTATGATTAAGAGAGAAGTGAGATATGAATAATAGTTGAACTAATAGTCAACAAAAGGACCTAGTCGTCATGGAAGTGAATTTagaaaagattttattttttgtttggtaGCAAGAAagctaattatatataatatttacctCTAATAAATTAATGTTGATGAGGTGAGATTACATTGGAATAAATGAAACTAACGTATTATATTACTACgaaatttgtgtaaaatttctATGTCACACGTGATGGGGATATGCTCTACCTTTTCCCGGCGAGATTCCTGCTATacattatgaaaaatataatgttattttttacGTCAATGATATATATAACTGAGGAATCTTAGTAGTTCAATTGGTTTGATTGACTCATGATACATACATATAACTTAAACTTCGTAGATGATATGGATGTTATGACTAGCCAATTCCGACTCTTCTCTTTTATGTACtattcgttttaatttatttatttggttttaatttaaacacaaaatttaagcaagtaaagaaaaatattgaattttttggtCTTAAAGTAAAGATAtgtaatcaaaatattttatcttgtaatcttaaatatgtcatgtgaGAAATTGAAGTAAATgtattgccaaaaaaaaaatataaagatatttttttagaataaattaaaaataaaaataaaacaaacaaattgaaatgtaGGAAATATCGTTTATaagaagaagggaaaaaaacataacaaaccattcaaagaaaaaatttcaaGCTAAGGAtacactattttattttattttatttttaagtgaaAGAAATAAATGGGATGAACAAGTGTTGCATGCACACTGCAGTAATGAGCCGTAAGAAAGATGAGTTGAACCAttttttttatcgatttttATAATAATAGGGGACCGTGGTAAAATAGATAGACGTGCAACCTTACaacaattaatattaattattgctTAGTCTTAATTTTGAGCTGgttcaaatataaattaattttagattatatatctaattttctCTGAAATTATAGTTCGATCTGttagaatatatataattctatcAAAAGTCGAAGTTGTAACtacaaattcaataaatatatcaattcatttttttatttcttgtgaaAGTGGAACAGAAAGCATAATTTTATTCCtataaaaagattattttttttataaccaaaATTTATCCTCTAACTACTCTTCTCGAGTAATCttcttaaattattataatacttAATTAAGATCTATTTCCATCACACGATTATGACGTTAATATTTCGATATGCATGGTCTAATATTGTCTATATAATCCAAAGACAATTGGGCAATGAATAtacattttcaataataaaatgctataaaatctcaaaatttaatcTTTCCACTAAGTTGGGCTGTTTGTCTGATCATGTTGTTTATGTGGGGGAGAAAATGAGTTAAGATTGTTTCACTTTATGTGATCTTCTTCCAAAACTATATTTgtccttaattaattattattggaTTTGTCTTTTCTCTGTCGACACTTTTTTACTATGAATTATCGAATACAAACAAGTAAATTGAGTGAAATTCAATACTTTAATTAAAGAGCCCAAATTAAACGAGTTATTTTTCTTCCTATTCTTCTCTATAAACCTATCGCACGTACATGTTCGAATTATATGATTatcttattt
The DNA window shown above is from Solanum stenotomum isolate F172 chromosome 6, ASM1918654v1, whole genome shotgun sequence and carries:
- the LOC125867740 gene encoding transcription factor PRE6-like, translating into MSSRRSRSRITDDQIADLVSKLQQLIPEIRNRRSDKVSASKVLQETCNYIRNLHREVDGLSERLSQLLESTDSDSAQAAIIRSLLM